Part of the Debaryomyces hansenii CBS767 chromosome C complete sequence genome is shown below.
TAACTTTGATACTGAATTTTTCCCTAGAAATTCCGAGGCGGAAAGACgtatttctttctttgcTCAGTCATTGGCTACTCCAATCTTGGAACCATTACCTGTTGATAATATGCCAACTTTCACCGTATTTACTCCTCATTATTCtgaaaaaattttattgtcCTTGAGAGAAATTATCAGAGAAGACGACCAATTTTCAAGAGTTACCTTGttagaatatttaaaacaatTACACCCAGTCGAATGGGAATGCTTTGTTAAGGATACAAAAATTTTAGCCGAAGAGACTGCAGCCTATGAGAACGGCGATGATCCAGAGAAGTTATCTGAAGATGGATTGAAGTCTAAAATTGACGACTTACCATTCTATTGTATTGGTTTCAAATCTGCTGCACCTGAATATACCTTAAGAACCCGTATCTGGGCATCTTTGAGATCTCAAACTTTATACCGTACTGTGTCAGGATTTATGAATTACGCTAGAgctattaaattattgtaCCGTGTTGAAAATCCAGAATTGGTTCAGTATTTTGGAGGCGATCCAGAAGGCTTGGAATTAGCATTAGAAAAGATGGCTAGAAGAAAGTTCAGATTCATTGTTTCTATGCAAAGATTAGCTAAGTtcaaagatgatgaaatggAAAATGCGGAATTCTTATTGAGAGCTTATCCAGATTTACAAATTGCCTACTTGGACGAAGAACCAGCCTTgaatgaagacgaagaacCAAGAGTATACTCTGCTTTGATTGATGGTCATTGTGAGATGTTAGAAAATGGTAGACGTCGTCCTAAGTTTAGAGTTCAATTATCTGGTAATCCAATTTTAGGTGATGGTAAAGCtgataatcaaaatcaCGCTCTTATTTTCCACCGTGgtgaatatattcaattgattgatgCTAATCAAGACAACTACTTGGAAGAGTGTTTGAAGATTAGATCTGTGTTGTCtgaattcgaagaattgaatGTTGAACATGTTAACCCATACGCGCCaaacttgaagaatgatgaaaatggttCGCCAACGACGCCTGTCGCTATTTTAGGTGCTCgtgaatatattttctctGAAAATTCAGGTGTTTTAGGTGATGTGGCTGCTGGTAAAGAACAAACATTTGGTACGTTATTCGCAAGAACTTTAGCTCAAATTGGTGGTAAGTTACATTATGGTCATCCTGATTTCTTGAATGCTACCTTCATGTTCACTAGAGGTGGTGTTGCCAAGGCACAAAAGGGATTACatttaaatgaagatatttaTGCTGGTATGACTGCTATCATGAGAGGTGGTCGGATCAAACATTGTGAATACTATCAATGTGGTAAAGGTAGAGATATGGGTTTTGGttctattttgaatttcacAACTAAGATTGGTGCTGGTATGGGTGAACAAATGTTGTCTCGTGAATACTACTACTTGTCCACTCAGTTGCCATTAGATCGTTTCTTATCGTTCTACTATGGTCATCCAGGTTTCCacattaataatatgtttattcaattgtcATTACAAGTTTTCATGTTGGTTTTAGCTAACTTGAATTCTTTAGCCCATGAGTCCACCTTCTGTATCTATGATAAGAACAAGCCAGTTACAGACCTTTTGCTTCCATATGGTTGTTACAATTTTGACCCTGCTGTTGATTGGATTAGACGTTATACTTTGtctatttttattgttttcttcatttctttcattCCCTTAATTGTCCAAGAGTTAATTGAAAGAGGTGTATGGAAAGCGACGCAAAGATTTGTTCGTCATATCCTTTCTTTGTCCCCAATGTTCGAAGTTTTCGTTGctcaaatttattcttcatcGTTATTCACTGACTTAACAGTTGGTGGTGCTAGATACATCTCCACCGGTAGAGGTTTTGCTACTTCGCGTAttccattttcaatattatattcaCGTTTTGCTGATTCATCTATTTACCTAGGTGCAAGATCAATGTTGATTATTGTATTTGGTTCCGTTTCTCACTGGCAAGCACCATTATTATGGTTCTGGGCATCATTGTCTTCGTTAATGTTCTCACCATTTATTTTCAACCCCCATCAATTTGCGTGGGAAgatttcttcattgatTACCGTGATTTTATTAGATGGTTATCTCGTGGTAACACCAAATGGCACAGAAACTCATGGATTGGTTATGTTCGTCTTTCAAGATCACGTATTACTGGTTTCAAGCGTAAGTTAATTGGTGATGATTCCGAGAAGAGCGCTGGTGATGCTACAAGAGCTCATAGATCGAATGTTTTCTTCGCTGATTTCTTGCCATGCTTGATTTATACGGCTGGTTTGTTTGTTGCTTACACTTTCATTAATGCCCAAACAGGTGTTTATGAAGATCCACAGGAAGTCAATTCTGTATTAAGACTTGTTATCTGTGCTTTAGCCCCTGTTGTCATTGATCTTGGATGTTTGGCTGTTTGTCTTGGTATGGCTTGTTGTGCAGGTCCATTATTGGGTATGTGTTGTAAGAAAACTGGTGCTGTTATTGCTGGTGTCGCACACGGTGTCGCAGTTATTGTCAActtaattttctttgtcGTCATGTGGGTTTTAGAAGGTTTCGTTTTCGCAAAAATGTTGTTAGGTGTTATTACTATGATTTACATTCaaagattattatttaaattcttAACCTTATGTTTCTTGACAAGAGAATTTAAGAATGACAAAGCTAACACTGCCTTCTGGACTGGTAAGTGGTATGGTTCTGGTTTAGGTTACATGGCCTGGACTCAGCCAGCTCGTGAATTCTGTGCAAAGACCATTGAAATGTCTGAATTTGCAGGTGACTTTATCTTGGCTCATATCATCTTATTCTGTCAATTGCCAATTTTATGTATTCCATTAATTGATAGATGGCATTCTACTATGTTGTTCTGGTTAAAACCTTCAAGGTTGATCAGACCTccaatttattcattaaagCAAGCTAGATTGAGAAAGAGAATGGTTAGAAAGTACTGtactttatattttgcTGTATTGATTTTGTTTGTTATTGTTATAGTTGGGCCAGCTGTTGCTTCTGGAGCAATAGATAATATTGAGCCTTCTGGGTTGCAGGATGGTCCTTTCAAAGGTTTGTTCCAACCAAGACACAAGGACAACAACGATACAGGCAAAAGAGGCAGCAGCTATGCCAGTACTACATACACTTATTACAGTTACACACCAAAGACCCAAAAGACTGCCTTCTCAACTAAAGCTTAAGTGGTCActtaaaatcttcaataaacGAAGAAGTCTTTACTCTACTTTTTTGACGAATTAATAAGGGactttaatgattttatttcaaataaaaatctAATCGTTACAgttttgtatttattagCTCATGTCATTGTGTGTATCTATACATTTATATActtttatttgtttttataattgtttattaaatttaaggATTATTTTATGATTTTGCACCGTAAATTTTTGGTGAAAACAGTTCATTACACAATCGCGACAATGAAATCACGGCCACCTGTGCTATACTAGAAAATTAGACGTACATAGATATCTAGTTGTCAATCtatataaacaaataaatcatgGCATTGTTAAGGAGGGCGTATGCATTACCCAAATCAACAAAGATCTTGCTAGGGATATTGATCTCTATAACTTCgcttatatttttcataaaACTTGCTTTCTACCGTTCAGCTATTGGTAATGGAAATAACGAACAAGATGAAGTCGTTTTCCACAACATCCAAGTATCatatttgcaattgatACCACGTTACACGATATTCTACCCATGGGTCATAGTTACTGCGATCTTTGCTGAAATTTCGGTTGtttcatttataatatCAGGCGCTATATTGGCCGTATCAACCAAATACGTGGAAAAGTTCTGGGGATATAAGGAGGTCATTAAGTTTGTCTTGGTCTTAGGGTCATTTACTAATTTGATAACTGTTCtaattacaattatttgtAATTTGATGAGAGGTGATGTTGAGGGAATGGATAAACCATTAGGTGGGGGTATTTCATACTATTTTGGATTTTTGGTGGTTTTGAAGCAGCTTATTCCAGAGCATAATATAGTATTGTTTCAAGGACTAATCAATTTCAGAGTAAAACATTTGCCGTTCATATTACTTAATGTTGTTTCTGTATGGTCTTTGTTAATAACCAGATCCTTATACCCAGCAATCCCATCTATTGGGAGCTTCATCATATCCTATAATTACTTACGGTTTTATCAATCGTTTTTAACTGACCCATTATTGCCCATTACAATGGCGAATGGCGGTTCAGACAGTTCAGGCTCATTGATTACAGGCGATGCATCCGATACTTTCCAATTGGTTGAGTTTTTCCCTAGGATTTTAAAGCCATATTTGACTGTTCTATTTGACGGTTGCTATGATTTGGGTTGTATGTTAGGAATCATTACCCCatttaatgatgattcGATTGAACAAGGTAATATAAGAGCCCAGAAAAGACTGGAGCAAGCGAACCAAACCCAAAAAAGTGTGGCCAATTCGGTGGctgaaagaagaagacaagTGGCATTACAGGTCATTGAGgatagaataaataaagagACTAGAAAGTAACAGGCTTGTATATCTATATTAGTACATAGGCTATAATACAACGATATGATCGATTGAACgaaaaattacacaaaatttGAATCGATCTCAATTAAAAGAACTAATTAAAACTATTAGTAgtaaacaaatatatacaaaGCAGAATAGTAAGTGAAGCTGTGGAAGATGTTCAATGCAGGctctaattcatttaaaCCCAAATATCAGAAGCTGAAAGGCTCCCTACCATTCCCGGCTacttttaataaaatactGAATCTTAAAAAGCTGAACTTAACCACATACGTTgcaattttattgtttatttgGTTTTTCTTGAATCCATTCAGTCTAGTTAGCAATATATTCCGTGGAAATTCGCTGTTAGAATATCCTCCGGGTCATCCATTAACCAGTAAGAATACTATCGAAACGACttccaaatatatatacccACCCATTGAGGATGCACCATTATTGAAACAGCTTGGTGTCAGTAAGTTAGTTCATGAGTCTAGAGTAAGAGATGCAAATGCTCCTGAGAtcgaaaaaattattgttagATCATTAAATGCCTTTGATGATCCAAATCCTGAAACCCAGAATGTGAAGGAAGAGAACGAAAATGCCGTCCTGAGTTTATCCAGAGCTAAGAATCGGTTTAAGAACCAAGATAAAGTGGTTTATAAACCAAAAAATACCAAGAATTATCCTGATATTGTGATTGTCACTGCAGtggattttgaaaaatattcgGTAGATGCTTTAACCAAAATCGTACAGAATAAAGTTGATTACGCCCATGAGCAAAACTATGGTGTGTATGTTCGCTGGTATCAAGAGTTTCTTCCTGTTTTAAATTCTAtggatattttgaaatccAAGGAAAAGGCTAAATGGATGAGGTTATATTGTTTGAGAGCTGCAATGTTTGCATTTCCTGAAGCAAAGTGGTTTTGGTATATTGATCAAGACTCATTAATCATGGATATGTCTATTAACTTGCAGGACTACTTATTGTCCCCGGAAGCATTAAATCCAGTAATTTTAAAAGAGCAGCCAATTATCCCACCCGACGGAAGAATTAAAACTTATCGTAACTCTAATGCGGACTTGactaaattaattataacACAATCAGAAAATAAAGTGGAATCTCATTCATTTTTAGTTAAAAATGATTATGTTGGAAGGGCTATTATTGAAGCATGGgcatttgaattattctCGAAGTATGAGAACTTCCCATTTGGACCTGATTCTGCTTTGACACATTTGTTACAATGGCACCCATTCATTTTAAGTAAATCAAGCATCGTGCCTGCAAGAACAATTGCTGCACAGCATAGTCCAATTGATTTACCCGTTGATAAGAATGGCAAAGCAGGTGACCATATTCATTACTACGACGGTGATTTGGCAGCCTTTTGGTCTAATTGTGGATCTCAAGAAGAgtgtgaaaaatttttagatctttattattctaAATTGAAGGGAAAGAAAAGTAACCAGGATTAGATAACACCCCGGTGTCGCGTCGCCATGAATATAGCATCTAgttatatatgtatattaggTAAAGGCTTTTATAAATTCTTATAGactcattttcattatcaaaaatctTCTATGCATAAGTCTTGAATTCCTCGAGCAACATTAGATTCTAATTCCTGAGTGCTACCTGGATTCATTTTGTATTCTCTTATCAACTCCCAACTCTTAATTATACTatccatttttattatacttGATTCATCACTGATATTTACTGTTGGAATAATTACTTTAATCTTCAAAAAGATTGCAAAGAATGATAATTCacgaaaagaagaatgttCACTATAAGGTAGCGTGTAAATTCTGTATAAAGATTCATCATGATTCACTTTCTtcgattttgaaattaacGACAGCAAAGGAGATTGTGGTAATATATTCTCAATGAATGAAAACGTTGGCTCagttttcattatcttcactAGGTCCTGACAAGAACTCGAAAGCCTATTTAAATCAGAGCTATGTTGCATATTGGAATCCTGCTCATCCTTATAGGTTGACGCGTATTTATTCAGAAATGACCAACCAGTTGGCCGAAGTCCAACacatctttcaaatctttcaaaataccTGTTGTGATTAAAATAATTCGATAGTTCCTCAAGAGAACTAACAATTTTCATGGGAACCAAATGAACCATACATTCAGAATCCGATCCACCCAAATCATCAGTTGTTAAGACTTGATTCAAATAGTTATCATCAAAAGACTTTACTAAGTCTACTTTATCATTTCGACTGTTAATGGTCAGAACATAAATAGGACAATTGTTTAACCTTTGCAGAATTGATATAGCTAACCTTTCCTTTCCAATAACATAGGTTCCTATTAAAACTAAaaactttttctttttgtaTTGATTATCTCGTTTGGTAATAAAATCGGTAATCCTTGATTGTTTCAATACTCCAAACCAAGTCgtgaataatgaatctgTAGTTTCAGTTTCCCCTTGCGAATAAATCAAGTCATAGAACATATCAGAAACAGTATTGCATACTAATTCTTGTTTGGGAAAATTATATGATGGAGACATATATGTAGTATCCAAATAAACTTTATCTAGACAAAGATCGCCTTGATTGGCTATATTAAACGTCAATAATCTAGGGTGATCCAAAATTTCTCTATTAACTCTGAAGTCTCCACAATGTAAAACCCTTAGCCTCTGACCATTATTCGACAACGATTCAAACAAGAATATCACAGAACCAGGGCAATGATTTGCAGTAATAGGAGTAACAAATAATCCTGGAAGCATTAGATCATCTGTTTGAATGAAACCATCTTCAGTTTCAACATCAGTATCAAAGCTTTGTATTAAATATCTTCTATTCGTTTCTAACGgcataataaattttggatCAATTCTGAACCGTAAAGACAACAATTTAGCAGTGATTGTGGAACaaaaaataatctttttgtatttactttcatcttcaaagTCATCGCCATCTTTAAAAACTCTCTCATAACACCATTTTTTAGTGATTCCGCCATAGTGATCGGAATGGAAGTGTgttaaaaaatatttgttgattAATTCATGGGGAGAATAATTGAATGCATCCACTGCTATTTGATAATTAGAATTGACTGATGCCGGAAAAGTTAACACCTTTACATCGGGAATCTGTGCTTTGGACCTCGACGCTGATATCGATGCTGGTGGTTTTATCACTTTAGGTTTTGAATGTTCGATTTTGGcttttttattcaaatatttctcttTTTCCTTATCTGATGGTAGCACATGTCTATTTTTTCTCTTGTTCCTACCCGTATCTACGTCGCTCTTGTTGGTTCcgttgatttcttctttctttaaatcaCTTGATTCGCTTGTAATGGTTGGTACATCTTCCTTTAAAGTGACCAAGGATAAGCATTCTTCTATATGAAGAATTCGATTATCCATAGAAAAATCAACCAAGCTACGGTTGCACATCGGACAATTTACTGCATCAACATctaattctctttctcCCATCGCTTCAATTTCGCCTCCAGTATTTATCTCCTCTTGCTCTAACTTCACACCAAACGATTCAGCATCATCAGTGAGATCTATAACTTCACAAGGGTTAAAACTATTTTGAACATCTATATCGTTACCTGTCTGTGTGAACtcaaatattgatcttTGCCGCTTGGCTATAATAGAAGTTTTCTTCTGATTAACTGGCATTATAATATCAGCTTATTGCATGTTACTAGAATGTTAACTACCTTTTATAACTAACTGATACTTATGATAAGAATCGTAACGAATTTCAATCGCCATTCACTGTGATCGTGGAAGCTTCTTTTTGGATTTAGTTTGATGTTAAAAATTAGTAAACATCTTATGCGACTTCAAATTTATGATATCACCATTGATCCGGAGTTTTATTTGAACACATATCAATCATGGGATTACTCagtataataaagaaacagaagaTCAAAGATAAAGAGATCAGAATACTAATGCTAGGATTGGATAATTCTGGTAAAACTACAATTACGAAAAAACTATTAAATCAAGatatatcaacaatttctCCAACACTAggatttcaaattaataCTATCAACTACAACGATTTTAACTTGAATGTTTGGGATATCGGTGGACAGACTAGCCTTCGAACCTTTTGGGGAAACTACTTCGATCAGACAGACATTGTTATATGGGTGATCGATTGCTTGAGTTTAGAGCGGCTAAACGAATCTTATCAGGAACTCAGAGAAAAAGTTATACTACAAGACAGACTCATAGGTATTTACTTAGTGATTTTGATCAATAAGATAGATTTATTAGACCCAGAATTACATGAAGATATCTGTGAACAAGTGGCCAATACGCTAGATTTGCCGCTGCAGATCCCTCAAAAAGACAAATGGACTATCCAGATGGTAAGCGGAAAATCTGGCGAAGGGCTTCCGAACATCCTAGATTGGATAGTAACTAGAGAGTACTAAATATACGTCAAACACGACTATATTCTCTTTTAGTCTCTCTATTTAACATATTGGGATATCTATAAGCGTAACACGATATTTAATGCAAAAACGCGTTTACATTTCTTAAAACGgtataatttaatttttcaggaAAATCCTGGTTACCATTGCAAATTAATACTTTAGTACGTTAAACCACTGAAAggaataatttatcttcatctttataTAACCCAAAAGTATATTCAAACGTTACACTTGTTGTTAATCTACTTGATAAAGGTATAGATAAACATTAGTCGAGAACTAAGGAGATTTACTACAGCTAGCCCTTTATCCCTTGTATAGTACGCAT
Proteins encoded:
- a CDS encoding DEHA2C01870p (highly similar to uniprot|P40989 Saccharomyces cerevisiae YGR032W GSC2 Catalytic subunit of 1 3-beta - glucan synthase): MSYNDNNHNYYDPNQHGAAGDEGYYQQQPYDDLNQPQQDYYDPNVQYQQQPYDMDGYQDQFTGGQQLPGQPVGGYNADPEAFSDFSYGGQTPGTPGYDQYGTQYTPSQMSYGGPRSSGASTPIYGGGMGSYDPTQFQMSSSLPYPAWSADPQAPIKIEHVEDIFIDLANKFGFQRDSMRNMFDYFMTLLDSRSSRMSPAQALLSLHADYIGGDNANYKKWFFASQQDLDDAIGFSNMTLGKVGKKARKASKKSKKARKAVEEHGQDMDALANELEGDYSLDAAEIRWRAKMNGLSPEERVRDIALYLLLWGEANQVRFTPETICYIYKTAFDYLMSPQCQQRQEPVPEGDYLNRVITPLYRFIRSQVYEIYEGRFVKREKDHNKVIGYDDVNQLFWYPEGISRIICEDGSRLVDIPQEERYLKLGEIEWSNVFFKTYKEIRTWLHLLTNYNRIWVIHGTVYWMYTAYNSPTLYTKNYAQPLNNQPTASSRWASAAIGGVLASFIQIMATVCEWLFVPREWAGAQHLTRRLLFLIIIFIVNLVPVVFTFYYAGLQTVSKAAHAVSIVGFFIAIATLIFFAIMPLGGLFTSYMNKRSRKYLASQTFTANFNKLRGLDMWMSYLVWVAVFAAKFAESYFFLTLSIRDPIRILSTTTMRCTGEVWFKNELCKHQAKIVLGLIYAVDLLLFFLDTYMWWIIVNCIFSVGRSFYLGISILTPWRNIFTRLPKRIYSKILATTEMEIKYKPKVLISQIWNAIVISMYREHLLAIDHVQKLLYHQVPSEVEGKRTLRAPTFFVSQDDNNFDTEFFPRNSEAERRISFFAQSLATPILEPLPVDNMPTFTVFTPHYSEKILLSLREIIREDDQFSRVTLLEYLKQLHPVEWECFVKDTKILAEETAAYENGDDPEKLSEDGLKSKIDDLPFYCIGFKSAAPEYTLRTRIWASLRSQTLYRTVSGFMNYARAIKLLYRVENPELVQYFGGDPEGLELALEKMARRKFRFIVSMQRLAKFKDDEMENAEFLLRAYPDLQIAYLDEEPALNEDEEPRVYSALIDGHCEMLENGRRRPKFRVQLSGNPILGDGKADNQNHALIFHRGEYIQLIDANQDNYLEECLKIRSVLSEFEELNVEHVNPYAPNLKNDENGSPTTPVAILGAREYIFSENSGVLGDVAAGKEQTFGTLFARTLAQIGGKLHYGHPDFLNATFMFTRGGVAKAQKGLHLNEDIYAGMTAIMRGGRIKHCEYYQCGKGRDMGFGSILNFTTKIGAGMGEQMLSREYYYLSTQLPLDRFLSFYYGHPGFHINNMFIQLSLQVFMLVLANLNSLAHESTFCIYDKNKPVTDLLLPYGCYNFDPAVDWIRRYTLSIFIVFFISFIPLIVQELIERGVWKATQRFVRHILSLSPMFEVFVAQIYSSSLFTDLTVGGARYISTGRGFATSRIPFSILYSRFADSSIYLGARSMLIIVFGSVSHWQAPLLWFWASLSSLMFSPFIFNPHQFAWEDFFIDYRDFIRWLSRGNTKWHRNSWIGYVRLSRSRITGFKRKLIGDDSEKSAGDATRAHRSNVFFADFLPCLIYTAGLFVAYTFINAQTGVYEDPQEVNSVLRLVICALAPVVIDLGCLAVCLGMACCAGPLLGMCCKKTGAVIAGVAHGVAVIVNLIFFVVMWVLEGFVFAKMLLGVITMIYIQRLLFKFLTLCFLTREFKNDKANTAFWTGKWYGSGLGYMAWTQPAREFCAKTIEMSEFAGDFILAHIILFCQLPILCIPLIDRWHSTMLFWLKPSRLIRPPIYSLKQARLRKRMVRKYCTLYFAVLILFVIVIVGPAVASGAIDNIEPSGLQDGPFKGLFQPRHKDNNDTGKRGSSYASTTYTYYSYTPKTQKTAFSTKA
- a CDS encoding DEHA2C01892p (similar to CA2042|IPF14219 Candida albicans IPF14219), giving the protein MALLRRAYALPKSTKILLGILISITSLIFFIKLAFYRSAIGNGNNEQDEVVFHNIQVSYLQLIPRYTIFYPWVIVTAIFAEISVVSFIISGAILAVSTKYVEKFWGYKEVIKFVLVLGSFTNLITVLITIICNLMRGDVEGMDKPLGGGISYYFGFLVVLKQLIPEHNIVLFQGLINFRVKHLPFILLNVVSVWSLLITRSLYPAIPSIGSFIISYNYLRFYQSFLTDPLLPITMANGGSDSSGSLITGDASDTFQLVEFFPRILKPYLTVLFDGCYDLGCMLGIITPFNDDSIEQGNIRAQKRSEQANQTQKSVANSVAERRRQVALQVIEDRINKETRK
- a CDS encoding DEHA2C01914p (similar to uniprot|P46985 Saccharomyces cerevisiae YJL183W MNN11 Subunit of a Golgi mannosyltransferase complex) → MFNAGSNSFKPKYQKSKGSLPFPATFNKISNLKKSNLTTYVAILLFIWFFLNPFSLVSNIFRGNSSLEYPPGHPLTSKNTIETTSKYIYPPIEDAPLLKQLGVSKLVHESRVRDANAPEIEKIIVRSLNAFDDPNPETQNVKEENENAVSSLSRAKNRFKNQDKVVYKPKNTKNYPDIVIVTAVDFEKYSVDALTKIVQNKVDYAHEQNYGVYVRWYQEFLPVLNSMDILKSKEKAKWMRLYCLRAAMFAFPEAKWFWYIDQDSLIMDMSINLQDYLLSPEALNPVILKEQPIIPPDGRIKTYRNSNADLTKLIITQSENKVESHSFLVKNDYVGRAIIEAWAFELFSKYENFPFGPDSALTHLLQWHPFILSKSSIVPARTIAAQHSPIDLPVDKNGKAGDHIHYYDGDLAAFWSNCGSQEECEKFLDLYYSKLKGKKSNQD
- a CDS encoding DEHA2C01936p (weakly similar to uniprot|P30620 Saccharomyces cerevisiae YMR137C PSO2 Required for a post-incision step in the repair of DNA single and double-strand breaks); its protein translation is MPVNQKKTSIIAKRQRSIFEFTQTGNDIDVQNSFNPCEVIDLTDDAESFGVKLEQEEINTGGEIEAMGERELDVDAVNCPMCNRSLVDFSMDNRILHIEECLSLVTLKEDVPTITSESSDLKKEEINGTNKSDVDTGRNKRKNRHVLPSDKEKEKYLNKKAKIEHSKPKVIKPPASISASRSKAQIPDVKVLTFPASVNSNYQIAVDAFNYSPHELINKYFLTHFHSDHYGGITKKWCYERVFKDGDDFEDESKYKKIIFCSTITAKLLSLRFRIDPKFIMPLETNRRYLIQSFDTDVETEDGFIQTDDLMLPGLFVTPITANHCPGSVIFLFESLSNNGQRLRVLHCGDFRVNREILDHPRLLTFNIANQGDLCLDKVYLDTTYMSPSYNFPKQELVCNTVSDMFYDLIYSQGETETTDSLFTTWFGVLKQSRITDFITKRDNQYKKKKFLVLIGTYVIGKERLAISISQRLNNCPIYVSTINSRNDKVDLVKSFDDNYLNQVLTTDDLGGSDSECMVHLVPMKIVSSLEELSNYFNHNRYFERFERCVGLRPTGWSFSNKYASTYKDEQDSNMQHSSDLNRLSSSCQDLVKIMKTEPTFSFIENILPQSPLSSLISKSKKVNHDESLYRIYTLPYSEHSSFRELSFFAIFLKIKVIIPTVNISDESSIIKMDSIIKSWELIREYKMNPGSTQELESNVARGIQDLCIEDF
- a CDS encoding DEHA2C01958p (similar to uniprot|P39110 Saccharomyces cerevisiae YMR138W CIN4 GTP-binding protein involved in beta-tubulin (Tub2p) folding), producing the protein MGLLSIIKKQKIKDKEIRILMLGLDNSGKTTITKKLLNQDISTISPTLGFQINTINYNDFNLNVWDIGGQTSLRTFWGNYFDQTDIVIWVIDCLSLERLNESYQELREKVILQDRLIGIYLVILINKIDLLDPELHEDICEQVANTLDLPSQIPQKDKWTIQMVSGKSGEGLPNILDWIVTREY